The DNA segment GAGATGGTGGTTGAAGGCATTAAAACCAATCAGCCGCTGCACCGCAGATTGGTGCGCGATAGCGGCTTTAAACAGGTAGACTTCACCATTCATTACCTTGAAAAGCTGATTCGGGACTGAGTCCTGCGTCGACAATGCGGAAAGCAATATGCCCTGGATACAACTAAAGATTCCGGCTGACCCAGACAACGCCGATCTACTTGAAGACGTGTTGATGGAAATGGGTGCCGATGCGGTGTCGATGGAAGACGCCGCTGACCAGCCTTTGTATGAGCCGGACCTTGGCACCACACCTTTGTGGAGCCAAACCACCGTAACCGGACTGTTTCAGTCCAGTTACGATATTAACGAGTTGTGTTCCAACATCCGCGACGCCTGGCACCAGCAAACCCAGCAGAGTCTGGCGGACATAGACGTAACGTTGGTTGAAGATAAAGACTGGGCACGGGTCTGGATGGACGACTTCCACCCGCTGCGCTTTGGCGAACGTTTGTGGATAGTACCCAGCTGGCACGACGCGCCTGATCCAGACGCAGCCAATTTGTTGCTCGACCCGGGCCTGGCGTTTGGTACCGGCACTCACGACACGACGGCCCTGTGCCTGCAGTGGCTAGACGGCGCTGATGTACAGGGCAAACAGGTGATCGATTATGGCTGTGGCTCCGGCATTTTAGGCCTGGCCGCATTGTTGCTGGGTGCAGACCATGTAATGGGAGTCGACACCGACCCTCAGGCGCTGGAAGCCAGCCGTGAAAACGCCCGCCGCAACGACGTGGACGAAAGCAGACTGTCTTTATATCTGCCAAAAGACGAACCCGACGCCTTGGCCGACATTACACTCGCCAATATTCTGGCTCAACCACTGATCGGACTGGCGCCACACCTGGCAGCGAAAACCCGCCCAGGCGGCGACATTGTGCTGTCTGGCATCCTCAACCATCAGGCCCGCGATGTGATGGTGGCTTATGAGCCCTGGTTTATTATGGATGAACCAGAACAGCAGGGTGAATGGATACGGCTCACAGGGCGACGACACCGTTGATAGCGCCACAATTGCTTAAGCAGTAAGGCCAAAGATCTAGACGATCGTGCATTCAGTTTCTTTGTATTCAAGGATTTAGAATGGCTTCCAGCAACCTTCAAACTCAGTGTCCCCACTGCCAGACGCGTTTCCGGGTAACCGAGGAGCAACTGGAGGTTGCCAAGGGGCGAGTGCGCTGCGGCAGCTGCATGAAGATTTTTAATGCCTTTGAAAATCGCATCAAAGAGCCGAAGCCTGTTATTACAGCACCCCCGGAGCCAGCTATCAATCCGGATCCGGACGACGATCTGGTGTTTGCGGACAACCCGGAAGAAGATGCAGCCCACGGTGCTTACATTAAATCCGACATGACGTTTTCCGAAGACGAACTCAGCGACAGTTTTCGCTCCATGGATCGGAGTGTTTACAGCGATGACCGCGACAGCAGCAGCGACATAAACGTGAATTCGGACGAAAGCTGGGCCCAAGCCATTTTGAATGAAGCCAGCCGTCCCGACAGCCCAAGACGCCCCGCCCCGCTGGGTAAAGCAGCCCATCCCGTCGAAGCAGCGCCGACCAAGAATCAACCACCCGCTGAAGATTCGGATATTGAAACGCAAGGCCTGGCGCAACCCAGCAACGGCTGGCCGTTGCCGTCCGAACATCAGATTTACGCCGAGAGTGGCGCCCGACCGCAGCACACGCTTTACAGCAATCTTCGCCAAGAACCCATTCCAGTTCAGCGCAATCACGGCGGAAAAATCCGGGCGCTGGCCTGGTCACTGATTGTTTTGGCCATTCTGGGGGTGATCGCCTCACAGTTGGTTTGGGTTCAGTTTGACAAATTCTCCAAAATTCCCCAGCTACGCCCTTTTTACGATAAGGGCTGCGAACTCGCCGGTTGCACGTTGCCACCGCTGATAGACATGAGTGCTATAGACAGCCGCAAACTGGTGGTAAAAACCAACCCTGCTAACCGCAGCGAACTGGTAGTAGACGCTGTAATTATCAACCGTGCCGCCTTCGCACAGCCATTTCCAGCCATTGTTTTGACCTTCGCAGATTTGAACGGGCAAGAAGTTACACAACGTGTATTCAGCCCTGCAGATTACCTGGCAGATCAGGGCGGACAGTTGCGGGAAATGCCGCCGCAGACTCCGGTACGTATAGCCATCGCTATTCAGGACCCGGGACAAACGGCGGTCAGCTACAACATCGACTTCCGCTCACAGGCCGAGTAGTCCAGCGCGAGCCCGCTGAACTATCTCAATTTGTAATCTTTCGCCAAGCTCACAAAAGTCAACCAAAAAGCACGAAAAATAATCAGATTTTTCACGACTTTGCCTCTTCAATCGTGGCCGCACCAGCGGTATCATTAGCGCCCTCCGGAATGCGGCCGTTCAATTATTGAACAGTTCACCGATATTCAGGCCTTGCGTTAACTTCCGTAACACGGATTCAGATCATGCTGCCAACGGCAAAAATCGGGCCGTATACCTTGCCCAATCCGCTGATTGTTGCGCCCATGGCCGGTGTAACAGACCGGCCTTTTCGGTTGCTGTGTCGGCGTATGGGCGCAGGACTAGCCGTTTCGGAAATGGTGATTGCTGATAGCAAAATGTGGCACACCCGGAAATCTCGCAGCCGTCTGAATCATCAAGGTGAGCCCGAGCCCCGCTCGGTGCAGATTGCCGGCGGAGATCCGCAGATGCTAGCGCAAGCGGCTCGTATGAACGCTGCGTCTGGGGCCCAGATCATCGACATCAATATGGGTTGTCCGGCCAAAAAAGTGTGCAATAAGGCGGCCGGCTCTGCACTGATGAAAGACGAAGCTCTGGTGCTGCAGATTCTGAAGGCGGTGGTAGCCGCTGTAGACATACCGGTGACCCTAAAAATGCGAACCGGTTGGGATGAAGGCCACCGCAACGCGCCGATTATTGCACGCATGGCGGAAGAAGCCGGTATTCAGGCGCTGGCCATTCATGGCCGCACCCGCACCGACAAATACACGGGCAATGCCGAGTACGACACCATTGCCCGAGTTAAGTCCGACGTTGGCATTCCGGTATTCGCCAACGGCGACATCACCAGCCCGGAAAAAGCGCGCGACGTGCTCCAATACACCGGAGCCGATGGCCTGCTGATTGGCCGTGCGGCTCAGGGCCAGCCTTGGATTTTTCGGGAAATCCTGCATTTTCTGGAAACAGGCGAACACATGAAGCCGCCACCGCTGAATGAAGTGGAAACGATACTGAGCGAGCACCTGCTGGCACTGCACGATTTTTATGGAGAAACCATGGGTGTACGCATTGCTCGCAAACATGTGGGCTGGTATTTGCAAAGCCACGACCAAGACAAACGCTTCCGGCAAAGCTTTAACGCCATAGACAACGCGTTGGAGCAGCACGACAGCATTCAACAGTATTTCGCAAGCTTACGAAATGAAGAGGTATTCGCAGCATGAAAGCTGAAACTTTGGCAAACGACACCCTAAACGCATCCGCCAATGATGACATTCACCAGCTGCAAACGGCTGGCACCAGCGGTAACTCAGTCACTCTGCGTGACAGCGTGGAAATTGCACTGACCAACTACTTTACCCAGCTTGATGGCGCTCCGGTAACCGAGGTTTATCAATTGGTGCTGTCAGAAGTAGAAGCTCCACTGCTAGAACAGGTGATGAAGTACACCCGCAACAACCAGACCAAAGCGTCCACCATGCTAGGCCTGAACCGCGGCACCCTGCGCAAGAAGCTTAAGCAATACGATCTGCTTTAAACCCGACATCCGATCCGGAAGAAAGTGACCCATGGCAAATCAGGCAAATACTCCCGTTCGTCGTGCGCTGATCAGTGTCAGTGACAAAACCGGCATTGTTGAATTTGGTCGCGCGCTCAGCGAGCTTGGCATAGAACTGCTGTCCACCGGCGGCACCTTTCGTGTGCTCAAGGACAACAACGTCGCCGTTACCGAGGTGTCTGACTACACCGGTTTCCCGGAGATGATGGATGGCCGGGTGAAAACCCTGCACCCGAAAATTCACGGTGGCGTTTTGGGCCGCCGTGGCACCGACGACGCCGTCATGGCCGAACACGGCATAGACCCCATCGACATGGTGGTGGTGAATCTCTATCCGTTTGAAGACACCATCGCCAATCCGGATTGCGACTTGGCGACAGCCATTGAAAACATCGACATTGGCGGCCCCACCATGGTTCGCGCGGCAGCCAAGAACCACAAAGATGTGGCGATAGTGGTGAATACCCGCGATTACAGCCGGGTATTGAAAGAACTGGAAAGTAACGATGGCGAACTAACCTTTGCTACGCGTTTTGACCTGGCCGTAAAAGCATTTGAGCACACCGCCGGCTACGACGGTGCTATCGCTAACTATTTGGGTGGGCGCACCGCCGATAACGACAATGCCGAATTCCCGCGCACCTTCAACGCCCAGTTTGTGAAAGTGCAGGACATGCGCTACGGCGAAAACCCGCACCAGCGCGCCGCATTCTACGCCGAGCGCAATCCGAAAGAAGCCTGTGTGGCGACCGCTACCCAGCTCCAGGGTAAAGCGTTGTCGTACAACAACGTGGCCGACACCGACGCCGCGCTTGAGTGTGTAAAACCCTTCGCCGACCCGGCTTGCGTGATCGTCAAACACGCCAATCCCTGTGGTGTAGCCATTGGCGCCGACATTCTGCAAGCTTACGAGCTGGCCTATGCAACGGATCCCACCTCGGCGTTTGGCGGCATCATAGCCTTCAACCGCGAGCTGGACGCAGCGACCGCCAAGGCCATTATTGATCGCCAGTTTGTGGAAGTGATCATCGCTCCCAGTATCAGCGCCGAAGCAGTAGAACTGATAGCCGCCAAGAAAAACCTGCGTTTGCTGGCCTGCGGCGAATTTGACGGTGAGCGCGCCCCGGCATTGGATTACAAGCGCGTGACCGGTGGCTTACTGGTGCAAGAACGTGACCTGGGCATGGTTGCCATGCGTGATGTGAAAGTGGTCACCCAACGCCAGCCCAGCGAGGAAGAACTGAACGATTTACTGTTTGCCTGGGAAGTGGCCAAATACGTCAAATCCAACGCCATTGTGTACGCGAGAGCAGGCCGCACCATTGGCGTGGGCGCAGGCCAGATGAGCCGCGTGTACAGCGCCAGGATTGCCGGTATCAAAGCCGCCGATGAAGGCTTGGAAGTAAAAGGCTCGGTCATGTCGTCTGACGCCTTCTTCCCGTTCCGCGACGGTATTGATGCCGCCGCCGCTGCCGGTATTACCGCGGTGATCCAACCCGGTGGTTCCATGCGTGATCAGGAAGTGATCGACGCCGCCAACGAGCACGGCATTGCTATGGTGTTCACTGGCATGCGCCATTTCCGCCATTAACCCGCAGAGACCGCATCATGAATATTCTGATTATTGGCAATGGCGGGCGCGAACACGCCCTGGCGTGGAAAGCCGCGCAGTCGGAACTGGCCGATACCGTGTTCGTAGCGCCCGGTAACGCCGGCACCGCCATCGAAGCCGGTGTCGAAAACGTCGCCATCGATGTGATGGATTTGAACGGCTTGGCTGATTTCGCTGCCCGCAATAACGTTGGCCTGACCATCGTGGGGCCCGAGGCACCACTGGTTGCCGGTGTTGTAGACTTGTTTGAAGAGCGTGGCCTGAGAGTGTTTGGCCCCAGCGCCGGCGCTGCACAGCTAGAAGGCTCAAAAGCCTTTACCAAAGACTTTCTGGCGCGCCAGAAAATCCCTACCGGTTCCTACGGCAACTTTACCGACGTTGATGAAGCATTGGCCTACGTGCGCCAGCAAGGTGCGCCTATTGTGGTCAAAGCTGACGGCCTGGCTGCGGGTAAAGGCGTGATTGTGGCCATGACTCTGGCCGAAGCGGAAGACGCCGTCCGCGATATGCTGGCGGGCAACGCGTTTGGCGACGCTGGCAGTCGCGTGGTTGTTGAAGAATTTCTGGACGGCGAAGAGGCCAGCTTCATCGTTATGGTCGACGGCGACAACGTGCTGGCCATGGCTACCTCGCAAGACCATAAGCGCGTGGGCGATGGCGACACCGGTCCCAACACCGGTGGCATGGGTGCTTATTCCCCTGCCCCGGTGGTGACCCCCAACGTGCACCAACGCATTATGGATGAGGTGATCTACCCAACCGTGCGCGGCATGAAAGCCGAGGGCCACCCCTACAAAGGTTTCCTTTATGCCGGCCTGATGATCGATTCTGCCGGTGCTCCCAAAGTGATCGAATTCAACTGCCGCTTTGGCGATCCGGAAACTCAGCCCATCATGCTGCGCATGCAGTCTGATTTGGTGGCTCTGTGTCAGGCCGCGATTGACGGCAAACTTGACCAGTGCAGCTCTGATTGGGACCCCCGGGCCGCCGTGGGTGTTGTTCTGGCGGCAGGGGGTTATCCCGGCAGCTACAGCAAAGGCGATGCTATCTCTGGCCTGTCGGAAACCGAAACCGAGGGCGAAAAAGCGTTCCACGCCGGCACAAAACTGGATGGCAACCGGGTGGTCACCAGCGGTGGCCGGGTGCTCTGCGCAACCGCACTGGGCAATACCGTGACCGAAGCCCAACAACGGGCTTACAAGCTGGCCAGACAAATACGCTGGAACGGTGCATTTTACCGCAAAGACATTGCGTATCGGGCCATAGCCCGCGAGCAGGCGTAGTGCGATATCCTAAGCAAAAGCCCGGTCGTTGACCGGGCTTTTTTATGGGGTAACATAAATTCACTTGCCTGCCCCATCACACAAACAGCCTGGAACTGCTCAAATGCTGCAAAAGTCACCCTGTACCGTCTTTTTCTTGCTCTTATCCATTGTGCTTTTAAGCGCATGCTCCCGCCAGGACATATACCAAAAGGCTATCGGCTTCGAGCGTTCCGCCGCCGGACTTGAGGCCGCCAGCATCACCTTGGGCGAACTGGACATTGCGTACCTGCGAAACGCAGACATGAACAGCGGTGATACCATCGTGATGGTTCATGGTTTCGGTGCCAACAAAGATAACTGGACCCGCATGGCCCGGGAGCTCACCGATAAATTCAACGTTTATGCCATAGACCTTCCGGGCCACGGCGAAAGCAGCAAGCCGCTGGATCTCGGTTATCGGCTGGACCAGCAAGTGGCTCATCTTGCCCGTATTCTTCAGGCTCTGGACATTGCCGAGATGCACATGATGGGCAACTCCATGGGCGGCGCCATTACGGCTTTGTATGCTGCCGCTTATCCGGAACAGATCAAAACCGCCGTACTGTTCGACCCGGCTGGTATTCTTGAGTACGAGAGCGAGCTGTTTGATTTAGTCGTCGCTGGTGACAATCCGCTTATCCCCTCAAAACCCGGCGATTTCGAGCGCCTGATGGATTTCGCGCTTGAGAAAAAGCCATTTATTCCCTGGCCCGTTCTTGGGGTTATGGAAGACCAGGCTCTTGCCAATCAGACCGTAAATAAAGTGATTTTTGCCGCCATCCGGGACGCTGGATTCGAGACAGATTTCCGCAGTATCGTCAGCCGCATCAAAGCCCCGGTGCTGGTCGTCTGGGGCAAGGAAGACCGTGTGATTAACTACCGTAACGGCGAAGTCTTTGTGGACATCATTCCGGGTGCACGACTGGAGGTATTAGACGGGGTTGGTCACGTGCCCATGATTGAAGCACCGGAGGAGTCAGCTCGTCTGTTCCTGGAGTTTGCCAAATCACATGCTCCAAAAGCCGGGTAACACCAACAGCCACGGGGCTCTGTTGTTATCGGCTTCAACGACCGGGAGAAACAAGGTAGCCTTATAGTGATAATAATCCGTTTTCCCTGAAAGAACCTCTCATGCCTGAAGCTGTATGGATTTCCTTTGCATTTTGTCTTGGCCTGCTGGTCAAGGTGGTTCATTTACCACCCCTGGTGGGTTATCTGGCGGCCGGTTTCACACTCAGCGCACTAACGGCGTTCCCGGGTTCCAATATCTCTGCCGAGCCCACCGAAGTATTAGGCCACATTGCCCACCTGGGCGTGTTACTGATGCTGTTTACGGTGGGCTTGAAGTTGAAATTCAAGACCATCATCAGCCCCGAGGTTATTGGCGGTAGCCTGCTGCACTTTGGCATAACCTGCTTTGTGTTCACTCCCGGGTTGTATCTAATTTTGGATATTACCTGGTACGTTGCCTTCATGCTGGCGGCGGCACTGTCGTTTTCATCCACTATTCTGGTCGCTAAAGTGCTGGATAGTAAGCGCGAGTTACGCGCATTCCATGGCCGCGTAGCCATCGGTATTCTGGTTATGCAAGACCTGATCGCACTGGTCGTAATGAGCCTGGCTGCGGGGAAAACGCCGTCGGAATGGGCCTTGATTGTGTTCGGCCTGCCGCTATTGCGACCATTGCTGTTCCGCCTGTTGGATGCCAGCGGCCACGATGAACTACTGGTGCTGTTGGGCATGCTTTTAGCACTGGTATTGGGCGGCTTGGGCTTTGAAGCCTTGGGCCTGAGCTCCGAGCTTGGTGCCTTGCTGTTTGGTGCGGTGCTGGCCAATCACCCACGCAGTCAGGAGCTGGCCAAATCTCTGTGGAGTGTGAAAGAAATATTCCTGGTTGGGTTTTTCCTGCAAATCGGCATTGGCGGGCTGCCAGACGCCCATTCACTAATGTTTGCATTGGCTGCCAGCCTGATTCTACCGTTGAAAGGAATACTGTTTTTCTTCCTCATGATTCTGTTCCGCCTGCGTGCGCGCAGCAGTTTTCTAACGTCGTTGGCGCTGACCAACTACAGCGAATTCGGCCTGATTGTGGCCAGCATTGCGCTGCCCCAATGGATGGTGCCGTTGGCCATCAGCGTGGCGCTGTCGTTTGTCATTTCAGCGCCCCTGAATCGCATCGCTCACAGCCTTTACGAGCGCTTTGCCAGCCGCCTGGAATGCTACGAAACCAATAACCATCACCCAGACGAACAACCCTTGGCGCTGTCTGACGCCAAGGTTCTCATCCTGGGTATGGGGCGCACCGGTACCGCCGCTTACGACTGGCTGATCGAAACCGAACCGACCCTGGTCGGGCTGGATTCTGACCCCAACAAAATCACCCAACACGGCGTGGCCGGGCGCAATGTGGTGTTTGCCGACGCTGAAGACACCACCTTCTGGAGCAATCTGCATATGCCCCAGGTGCATTCAGTAATTCTCGCCATGGCCGACATTGAAGGCAAACTGATTGCCGCCCGCATGCTGCGGCGCATGGGTTTCACCGGCTACATTGTGGCCCACACCATGTTCCAGGACGAAGCTCACCAAATACGTGAAGCCGGCGCCGACGACGCCTACCTGACCATGAGCGAAACCGGTGTAGCCCTGGCAAGCCACATCATAGAGCGGGAAGCCTCGGAGCCAGATATTGCTCTGAAACCGTTAGGCCGCGGATAAGCCAGCGACGAGTGCGGAGCTGACCCTGGCTGCCCATTTAAGCTCTACTGTAGCCTGATAAAAGCAGTCACGCCCACACCCACATGATCATCGGCACCGCTACCACCGTCACTATGATCGATAACGGCAAACCCAGGCGCCAGTAGTCACCAAACTGATAGCCGCCGGGCTCCATCACCAGTGCGTTAGACCGGTGGCCAATGGGTGTCATGAAGGCGGATGAGGCCCCCATGGCTACCGCCATCAACACCGCGTCGGTAGGCACGTTTAGCGATGTTGCCAGGCTCAAAGCGACCGGCGCCAGCATCGACACCACATCAAACCGCAGTCGATTCCAGATAAACAGCGCCAGCGTAATGCCCAATACCGTAAACACAATGCCTTGATCCAGATTCAATCGCCCTGCTCCTGCCTGAACACGCTGTTTCTATTAGCATAGAACAAGACCTCAACCTTGATCCGGCGCCACAAAAAAACCCGCACCTGGCGAACCAGTGTGCGGGTTTTTAAATCCCGGAAAAGGGAGTTGCGGCGTCCGTGCCGCGTCAGATCAGCCTGTTAACCAAACTGATTCATGGTGTTGTCTTTACCACCGGCTTTCAACGCGGCGTCGCCAGCGAAAAATTCTTTGTGGTCGTCACCAATGTTAGAGCCGGCCATGTCCTGGTGCTTAACAGTGGCGATACCCTGGCGGATTTCCTTGCGCTGAACACCGGCCACATAGGCCAGCATGCCTTCGGCACCGAAGTAACCTTTGGCCAGATTGTCGGTAGACAGGGCTGCCGTGTGATAAGTCGGCAGCGTGATCAGGTGGTGAAATACACCGGCTTCGCGAGCGGCATCGCGCTGGAAGTCAGCCGTCCACTGATCGGCCAGCTTGCCCAAGTCGGTGCTGTCGTATTCTTCGCTCATCAGCGCAGCACGCTCGTAGCCCGATACGTCTTTGCCTTCTTCTTTCCAGGAATCGAACACCTGCTGGCGGAAACTCAGGGTCCAGTTGAACGACGGGCTGTTGTTGTAAACCAGCTTGGCGTTAGGAACCACTTCCTTGATGCGGTTAACCATCGCTGCGATCTGGCCAACGTGAGGCTTCTCGGTTTCGATCCACAGCATGTCAGCGCCGTTCTGCAGGCTGGTGATGCAATCCAGAATAACCCGGTCTTCGCCACTACCTGCCTTGAACTGGAACAAACCAGACGCCAGGCGCTTGGGCTTGACTAGCTGACCGTTTTGCTTGATCACCACGTCGCCGTTATTAATGTCTTCGGCTTTGGCAATCACCTCACCGTCGATAAAGCTGTTGTACTGGTCGCCCAGGTCACCCGGCTCTTCAGTAACAGCAATCTTCTGAGTCAGGCCAGCGCCCAAAGAGTCAGTACGCGCAACAATCACGCCGTCATCCACACCCAGTTCCAGGAAGGCCAAACGCACAGCGTTTATCTTGGCCAGGAAGTCAGCGTGGGGAACGGTTACTTTGCCATCTTGGTGGCCGCACTGCTTCTCGTCCGATACCTGGTTTTCGATCTGGATACAGCAGGCACCGGCTTCAATCATCTGCCTGGCCAGCAGGTAAGTAGCTTCGGCGTTACCAAAACCGGCATCGATGTCGGCAATAATCGGCACAATGTGAGTCTGGTGGTTATCAATCTGGCTTATCAACTGCTCAGCCTTGGCGTCGTCGCCGGCGTTCTGAGCTTCTTCTAAATCGCGGAACAGATGGTTCAGCTCCCAGGAATCAGCTTGGCGCAGAAAGGTGTACAACTCGCCAATCAGGCTGGATACGGCGGTTTTCTCGTGCATAGACTGGTCTGGCAGCGGGCCGAACTCTGAACGCAGGGCGGCAACCATCCAACCGGACAGGTACAAGTAACGGCGTGAGGTATCGCCGAAGTGCTTCTTGATGGAAATCATCTTCTGCTGGCCGATAAAACCGTGCCAGCAACCCAAAGACTGGGTGTATTGAGAGGTATCGTTATCGTAGTTCGCCATGTCTTCGCGCATAATCTTGGCGGTGTACTTGGCGATATCCAGACCGGTCTGAAATTTGTTCTGGGCGCGCATACGGGCCGCGTGCTCAGGCTTGATGGCGTTCCAGGTAGGATTCTGTTTCAACAGAGTGGTAAGGGCATCAACGTCTTTTGAGTAGGGCATGGTTCATTCCTTTGTACGTCAGTTTTTTCAAGGGCGTCGAATTTAAATCCAATTCTTCCCGGACATTGGCGACTACTTTAATGCCTCTCACCGCATAACTGAAATTTATATAATCTATATTCAGCATTTTTTTTGTGAATGGTTTGGCAGCATCAAAACCGGATGTCAACCGTTTACAAATCCACAGCAGACAGCCTCGGTGATGACGGTAAGTATTAATCAGATACCTGGTCTGTTAAACACAAAATCACCAACCGGTCTCCAGGCTTAACATCAAGATAATCCCGCCTCGGCGGGTTTAGCCTCAGATGCCGACCCTTGGCATCCGCCTGGCTTCGATAGATGCCAAGCGCTATTTCGCCCTCTTTCGCCAACGTTCGTTCCAGCAACTGAAAATCAACGCTAGCCGGAAGCGTGTAATCGCCCGGGTCCCGAAATTGAATTTCCGCACCACCCACCGTGAAGAGCTCATCCAAGACCACTCGCAACTCTCGCCTCAGGGCCACCTGAGCCAGAACATGGCTGAGTATCATCGGGCTGATCAACATTTCGCTGCCGTGGTTGTACAGCAAATGGCTGTTGTCCGGATCGCTCAGTTCCATGATCAACTGCGGACGCCGTAGTTGATCCGCCAGTACATCTTCCAATTGTAAATAACCCACCATGGTGCGGGCGTCAGCTTCTTCGCCGGAGGCAAGGCGATCGCTGCTCAGCAGCATCACTGTGTCGTAGGCCGCTGGCTGCAATTGG comes from the Marinobacter psychrophilus genome and includes:
- a CDS encoding isocitrate lyase; this encodes MPYSKDVDALTTLLKQNPTWNAIKPEHAARMRAQNKFQTGLDIAKYTAKIMREDMANYDNDTSQYTQSLGCWHGFIGQQKMISIKKHFGDTSRRYLYLSGWMVAALRSEFGPLPDQSMHEKTAVSSLIGELYTFLRQADSWELNHLFRDLEEAQNAGDDAKAEQLISQIDNHQTHIVPIIADIDAGFGNAEATYLLARQMIEAGACCIQIENQVSDEKQCGHQDGKVTVPHADFLAKINAVRLAFLELGVDDGVIVARTDSLGAGLTQKIAVTEEPGDLGDQYNSFIDGEVIAKAEDINNGDVVIKQNGQLVKPKRLASGLFQFKAGSGEDRVILDCITSLQNGADMLWIETEKPHVGQIAAMVNRIKEVVPNAKLVYNNSPSFNWTLSFRQQVFDSWKEEGKDVSGYERAALMSEEYDSTDLGKLADQWTADFQRDAAREAGVFHHLITLPTYHTAALSTDNLAKGYFGAEGMLAYVAGVQRKEIRQGIATVKHQDMAGSNIGDDHKEFFAGDAALKAGGKDNTMNQFG